In Bradyrhizobium guangxiense, the following are encoded in one genomic region:
- a CDS encoding SDR family NAD(P)-dependent oxidoreductase has product MTQTSYAGLADRVVLITGGASGIGAAFVRAFAAQRARVAFLDIDQPAGKALASEVAAACGTAPLFVPCDLLDIDALRAALAQVQRSLGDAAVLVNNAANDQRQVLAEVTPAEFDWMTGVNFKHVFFVAQAVVPQMQARGGGSIINMSSIAWMRGAPALPVYAGAKAAIVGFTNSLARLVGPDRIRVNAIAPGMVVTERQRRLWYPDEQVISEMRSRQAVPDAVTPEDIANMALFLASDESQRITGQCFRVDAGLA; this is encoded by the coding sequence ATGACCCAGACGAGCTATGCCGGCCTCGCGGACCGCGTGGTGCTGATCACCGGTGGCGCCAGCGGCATCGGTGCCGCGTTCGTGCGCGCCTTCGCCGCCCAGCGCGCCCGCGTCGCGTTCCTCGATATCGACCAGCCGGCCGGCAAGGCGCTGGCCTCGGAGGTCGCGGCCGCATGCGGGACGGCACCGCTTTTCGTGCCGTGCGATCTTCTCGACATCGACGCCTTGCGCGCCGCTCTGGCGCAGGTCCAGCGCTCGCTCGGTGACGCCGCGGTGCTCGTCAACAATGCCGCCAACGACCAGCGCCAGGTGCTGGCGGAGGTAACGCCGGCCGAATTCGACTGGATGACCGGCGTCAACTTCAAGCACGTCTTCTTTGTTGCGCAAGCGGTGGTGCCGCAGATGCAGGCGCGCGGTGGCGGCTCGATCATCAACATGTCGTCGATCGCCTGGATGCGCGGCGCACCGGCGCTGCCGGTCTACGCCGGGGCGAAGGCGGCCATCGTCGGTTTCACCAATTCGCTGGCCCGGCTGGTCGGCCCCGACCGCATCCGCGTCAACGCGATCGCGCCCGGCATGGTCGTCACCGAGCGGCAGCGCCGGCTATGGTATCCAGACGAGCAGGTCATCAGCGAGATGCGCTCGCGCCAGGCCGTTCCGGATGCGGTGACGCCCGAGGATATCGCGAATATGGCGCTGTTCCTCGCCTCCGACGAAAGCCAGCGCATTACCGGCCAGTGTTTTCGGGTGGATGCCGGACTTGCCTGA
- a CDS encoding carbohydrate ABC transporter permease: MRLGRPALPEWVRRLPEVLMIWVPLLLSAAHLVSFSLWTIWISFTPSTLVPVSGWVGLRNYTAVTASRNWQIAFDNLLLFGCAFVVLSAATGLILAILLDQRIRGENLLRSIFLYPLAVSFVVTGTVWSWLLNPGLGIQKLVHDLGWTSFKFDWLIDRDMAIWTIVVAAIWQSSGFAMALFLAGLRSVDADIIKAAQIDGAGPVRIYRRIILPSLWPITVTVVVIQLQFAISTFDLVRALTNGGPGIATQLPALVVYDLMFQRSLLGRGAAAAVLMLLILLAVLLPYAGWRYVQRRRALHA, encoded by the coding sequence ATGAGACTGGGCCGGCCGGCGCTTCCTGAATGGGTGCGCCGGCTGCCCGAAGTTCTGATGATCTGGGTGCCGCTGCTGTTGTCCGCGGCGCACCTTGTGTCGTTCTCGCTGTGGACGATCTGGATCTCGTTCACGCCGTCCACGCTCGTTCCTGTCTCGGGCTGGGTGGGCTTGCGCAATTACACGGCGGTCACGGCATCGCGGAACTGGCAGATCGCCTTCGACAATCTGTTGCTGTTCGGCTGCGCTTTCGTGGTGTTGAGCGCCGCGACCGGCCTCATCCTTGCGATCCTGCTCGATCAGCGCATTCGCGGCGAGAATTTGCTGCGGTCGATCTTCCTTTATCCTCTCGCGGTGTCGTTCGTGGTCACCGGCACGGTCTGGAGCTGGCTGCTCAACCCCGGCCTCGGGATTCAGAAGCTGGTCCACGATCTCGGCTGGACCTCGTTCAAGTTCGACTGGCTGATCGACCGCGACATGGCGATCTGGACCATCGTCGTCGCCGCGATCTGGCAGTCTTCCGGCTTTGCCATGGCGCTCTTTCTTGCCGGCCTTCGCTCCGTCGACGCCGACATCATCAAGGCCGCACAGATCGACGGCGCCGGACCGGTCCGGATCTACCGGCGCATCATTCTACCCTCGCTTTGGCCGATCACCGTGACCGTCGTCGTGATCCAGCTGCAGTTCGCGATTTCGACATTCGATCTCGTCCGCGCCCTCACCAATGGCGGACCTGGAATTGCGACCCAGCTGCCCGCCCTCGTCGTTTACGACCTGATGTTCCAGCGTAGCCTGCTCGGTCGGGGTGCGGCGGCGGCCGTGCTGATGCTGCTCATTCTTCTGGCGGTGCTGCTGCCCTATGCGGGGTGGCGTTATGTTCAGCGACGGCGGGCCCTCCATGCGTGA
- a CDS encoding ABC transporter ATP-binding protein, whose translation MAALSIRALSKRYANLEVLKDIALDIESGEFTVLVGPSGCGKSTLLNIVAGLDRPSAGTVEIGGRVVNDVAPKDRDIAMVFQSYALYPSMTVRQNITFGMECRHVPKAEQDKAVANVAKLLQIEPLLGRKPSQLSGGQRQRVAMGRALVRDPLLFLFDEPLSNLDAKLRVEMRMEIKRLHQRIGATIVYVTHDQIEAMTMATRIAVMHQGRVQQFADPDTVYRYPANLFVARFMGSPPMNTIPARLETDNDALVVVIGAGRPDEIRLRLRDYDGAGSFVGRDVVFGIRPECIAEGSRAFSGEAPVLVEARVEMVEPTGAETMVSLRLGGEPAMARVSPDIRPHLGASASFALDTRRICLFDPVTERLIA comes from the coding sequence ATGGCAGCACTGAGCATTCGCGCCCTGTCCAAGCGCTACGCCAATCTGGAGGTGCTGAAGGACATCGCGCTCGACATCGAGAGCGGCGAATTCACCGTATTGGTCGGCCCCTCCGGCTGCGGCAAGTCCACGCTGCTCAACATCGTCGCCGGCCTCGACCGCCCGAGCGCGGGGACGGTCGAGATCGGCGGGCGCGTCGTCAACGATGTCGCGCCGAAGGACCGCGACATCGCCATGGTGTTTCAGTCCTACGCGCTTTATCCGTCCATGACGGTGCGTCAGAACATCACCTTCGGCATGGAATGCCGCCACGTGCCCAAGGCCGAGCAGGACAAGGCGGTCGCGAATGTCGCCAAGTTGCTCCAGATCGAGCCGCTGCTCGGCCGCAAACCTTCGCAATTGTCCGGCGGCCAACGCCAGCGCGTGGCAATGGGCCGCGCGTTGGTGCGCGATCCCCTGCTCTTCCTGTTCGACGAGCCCCTCTCCAATCTCGACGCCAAGCTGCGGGTGGAGATGCGAATGGAAATCAAGCGGCTGCACCAGCGCATCGGCGCCACCATCGTCTACGTCACCCACGACCAGATCGAGGCGATGACGATGGCGACACGGATCGCCGTGATGCATCAGGGCCGCGTGCAACAATTCGCCGACCCCGATACCGTGTACCGCTATCCGGCCAATCTGTTCGTCGCCCGGTTCATGGGCTCGCCCCCGATGAACACGATACCGGCTCGGCTTGAGACCGACAATGACGCCCTGGTGGTCGTGATCGGCGCGGGTCGGCCCGATGAGATCCGTCTGCGCCTGAGAGACTATGACGGCGCAGGGTCGTTTGTCGGCCGCGACGTGGTGTTCGGGATCAGGCCGGAATGCATTGCCGAAGGCAGCCGCGCGTTTTCAGGAGAGGCGCCTGTCCTCGTCGAGGCGCGGGTGGAGATGGTCGAGCCGACCGGCGCCGAGACCATGGTGTCGTTGCGGCTCGGGGGCGAGCCAGCAATGGCGCGCGTCTCGCCGGATATCCGCCCCCACCTCGGCGCGTCCGCCTCTTTCGCGCTCGACACCCGGCGCATCTGCCTGTTCGACCCCGTGACGGAGCGACTGATCGCATGA
- a CDS encoding carbohydrate ABC transporter permease encodes MRERSFAPSRIFIYLAVALIAAAWLAPLAVVVLNSLRTNEEIAQGSMIGWPQHLAWSNYAAAWSGFCVAETCAGIRPYMLNSALVTIPATIFSTLLGAIAGYAVSLWRFRGDNWIYGIVTLGLFLPQQMRLLPWTIVLRDIGLINTLAGLVLIHTIQGLSFTTLFCRNYYVAIPHELIRAARIDGAGFFRIFWRIILPLSGPILIVTVIWQFTHIWNEFLYGVTFTTGQQQPVTAALIALSAAVADIPQHGVQSAAVIIAALPTLLIYLLGGKYFVRGLTAGAVK; translated from the coding sequence ATGCGTGAGCGCAGCTTCGCCCCGAGCCGGATCTTCATCTATCTCGCCGTCGCACTGATCGCCGCGGCTTGGCTCGCGCCGCTCGCCGTCGTCGTGCTGAACTCGCTCCGCACCAATGAGGAGATCGCGCAGGGCTCGATGATCGGGTGGCCGCAACATCTGGCCTGGAGCAACTACGCCGCCGCGTGGAGCGGCTTCTGCGTTGCCGAAACCTGCGCCGGCATCCGCCCCTATATGCTGAACTCCGCGCTCGTCACGATCCCTGCGACGATCTTCTCGACCTTGCTCGGCGCGATCGCCGGCTACGCGGTGTCGCTCTGGCGTTTTCGCGGCGACAATTGGATCTACGGAATCGTGACGCTTGGGCTCTTCCTGCCTCAGCAGATGCGCCTCTTGCCCTGGACCATCGTGCTGCGGGACATCGGTCTCATCAACACGCTGGCCGGCCTCGTGCTGATCCACACCATCCAGGGGCTCTCTTTCACCACCCTGTTCTGCCGCAACTATTACGTCGCCATCCCCCATGAATTGATCAGGGCCGCGCGGATCGACGGCGCCGGGTTCTTCCGTATTTTCTGGCGCATCATCCTGCCGCTCTCCGGGCCGATCCTGATCGTCACGGTGATCTGGCAGTTCACGCATATCTGGAACGAATTCCTTTATGGCGTGACGTTCACCACCGGCCAGCAGCAGCCCGTCACGGCGGCCCTCATCGCGCTATCGGCCGCCGTCGCCGACATCCCGCAGCATGGCGTGCAGAGCGCAGCAGTGATCATCGCCGCGCTCCCGACGCTGCTGATCTATCTCCTCGGCGGCAAGTACTTCGTCCGCGGCCTGACTGCCGGGGCCGTGAAATGA
- a CDS encoding ROK family transcriptional regulator, giving the protein MDMPEQPRSRRQTRAAILTHLLQSGGSFRPPLAKAVRLSEASLSRILFDLKAEGLIEEVRRPAPYVGGPTGLVSLDGAVALAAFELTAQHLCVGVGGLSGQLHYTERVPLPKTPSAETVGRAFREAMTLLRDWARRRRIALAQIGVSIPGLGRLSISANPIIPCDVGCIGEMFAEMFADVPLEFTNSVVAHATFHRCRTENYPFNDTHLFVLVSHGVAGAWMDDPAETDALQPIELGHMVFGPGGPRCRCGHHGCVEAYASIPALAELLGVSETELLRLGNEWVNTIPISSRVRQELRRRLFRLCLSIGNTLNVKPCGGVAISGWPSLLADDDRKAIIEGIDACLLGGRKLAQVSIAFVPSSTGNDPQAALAFAAFCLASRGGLPTATTEAA; this is encoded by the coding sequence ATGGACATGCCGGAGCAGCCGAGAAGTCGGCGGCAGACACGCGCTGCCATTTTGACCCATCTGCTTCAGTCGGGCGGCTCGTTTCGTCCACCTCTGGCCAAGGCCGTGCGCCTGTCGGAAGCGAGCCTGTCGCGCATCCTGTTCGACCTGAAGGCCGAAGGCCTGATCGAGGAGGTGCGGCGCCCTGCCCCTTATGTCGGCGGCCCGACCGGTCTCGTGTCGCTCGACGGCGCGGTGGCGCTTGCGGCCTTCGAGCTGACGGCTCAGCATCTCTGCGTCGGCGTCGGCGGGCTGTCGGGACAGTTGCACTATACCGAGCGTGTGCCGCTGCCGAAGACGCCGAGCGCCGAGACCGTCGGCCGGGCATTTCGCGAAGCCATGACCTTACTGCGCGACTGGGCGCGGCGCCGTCGGATCGCGCTCGCGCAGATCGGCGTCTCCATTCCCGGCCTCGGCCGCCTGAGCATATCGGCCAATCCGATCATCCCCTGCGACGTCGGCTGCATCGGCGAGATGTTCGCCGAGATGTTCGCCGACGTGCCGCTCGAGTTCACCAATTCGGTCGTCGCGCACGCCACCTTTCATCGCTGCCGCACTGAGAATTATCCGTTCAACGACACGCATCTGTTCGTGCTCGTCAGCCATGGCGTGGCCGGCGCGTGGATGGATGATCCGGCCGAGACCGATGCGCTGCAACCGATCGAGCTCGGCCACATGGTGTTCGGGCCTGGGGGACCGCGCTGCCGCTGCGGACATCATGGCTGCGTCGAGGCCTACGCGTCGATTCCCGCCCTGGCCGAGCTGCTCGGCGTTTCCGAAACCGAGCTGCTTCGGCTCGGCAACGAATGGGTGAACACGATCCCGATCTCATCGCGCGTGCGGCAGGAGTTGCGCCGGCGGCTATTCCGGCTTTGCCTTTCGATCGGCAACACGCTGAACGTGAAGCCGTGTGGTGGCGTTGCGATCAGCGGCTGGCCGTCGCTGCTCGCCGACGATGATCGCAAGGCCATCATCGAAGGAATCGATGCCTGCCTGCTCGGCGGACGCAAATTGGCGCAAGTGTCCATCGCCTTCGTGCCGTCGTCGACGGGCAACGATCCGCAGGCCGCGCTTGCCTTCGCCGCCTTTTGTCTCGCCAGCCGTGGCGGCCTGCCAACGGCAACGACGGAGGCTGCCTGA
- a CDS encoding glutamine--tRNA ligase/YqeY domain fusion protein, producing MTEPVAAEVGRDFIRDIIQADLDQGKYREIVTRFPPEPNGYLHIGHAKSIALNFGIAQEFPGRCHLRFDDTNPVKEEQEYIDSIQADVRWLGFDWGENLFFASDYFDRLYEWAEKLIRDGLAYVDDQTQEEIRSSRGTLTEPGKNSPFRDRSVEENLDLFRRMKAGEFPNGARVLRAKIDMAAGNINLRDPVLYRILHAHHPRTGTKWHIYPSYDYAHGQSDAIEGITHSICTLEFEDHRPLYDWFIEKLPVPSQPHQYEFARLNLTYTLLSKRVLTQLVRDGHVAGWDDPRMPTMAGMRRRGVPPAALREFVKRIGVAKANSVVDVGMLEFCIREELNRTAQRRMAVLRPLKVVIENYPEGQTEELEAINHPDDPSAGTRKITFGRELYIEQDDFMENPPKKFFRLSPGNEVRLRYAYFVKCTGVIKNDAGEVVELRCTYDPATKGGNAPDGRKVKATMHWLPAATSKPAEIRIYNQLFANPSPDAQNFAADLNPNSLEILSDARIEASVAESNSTEPMQFERQGYFVRDKDSTPGKPVFSRTIGLRDTFAKEVAKG from the coding sequence ATGACAGAACCGGTGGCAGCTGAGGTTGGGCGCGATTTCATTCGTGACATCATCCAGGCCGACCTCGATCAGGGCAAGTACAGGGAGATCGTGACCCGGTTCCCGCCGGAGCCGAACGGCTACCTGCATATCGGCCACGCCAAGTCGATCGCACTCAACTTCGGCATCGCCCAGGAGTTTCCGGGCCGCTGCCATTTGCGTTTCGACGACACCAATCCGGTCAAGGAGGAGCAGGAATACATCGATTCCATCCAGGCCGACGTGCGCTGGCTCGGCTTCGATTGGGGCGAGAACCTGTTCTTCGCCTCCGACTATTTCGACCGCCTGTACGAATGGGCGGAGAAGCTGATCCGCGACGGGCTCGCCTATGTCGACGACCAGACCCAGGAGGAGATCCGCTCCTCGCGCGGCACGCTGACGGAGCCGGGCAAGAACTCGCCGTTCCGCGACCGCAGCGTGGAGGAGAACCTCGACCTGTTCCGTCGTATGAAGGCGGGCGAATTCCCCAACGGTGCACGCGTGCTGCGGGCCAAGATCGACATGGCCGCCGGCAATATCAACCTGCGCGATCCCGTGCTGTACCGCATCCTGCATGCGCACCATCCGCGCACCGGGACCAAGTGGCACATTTATCCGAGCTACGATTATGCGCACGGCCAGTCGGACGCGATCGAGGGCATCACGCACTCGATCTGCACGCTGGAGTTCGAGGACCACCGGCCGCTCTATGACTGGTTCATCGAGAAGCTGCCGGTGCCGTCACAGCCGCACCAGTACGAGTTCGCGCGGCTCAATTTGACTTACACGCTGCTATCCAAGCGCGTGCTGACCCAGCTCGTCCGCGATGGCCACGTCGCCGGCTGGGACGATCCGCGGATGCCCACCATGGCTGGCATGCGTCGCCGCGGCGTGCCGCCGGCGGCTCTTCGCGAATTCGTCAAGCGCATCGGCGTTGCCAAAGCCAACAGCGTGGTCGATGTCGGCATGCTCGAATTCTGCATCCGCGAGGAGCTGAACCGCACCGCGCAGCGCCGCATGGCGGTCTTGAGGCCGCTCAAGGTCGTGATCGAGAATTATCCGGAAGGACAGACCGAGGAGCTCGAGGCGATCAACCACCCCGACGATCCCTCGGCGGGCACGCGAAAGATCACGTTCGGCCGCGAGCTCTATATCGAGCAGGACGACTTCATGGAGAACCCGCCGAAGAAGTTCTTCCGCCTGTCGCCGGGCAACGAGGTACGGCTGCGCTACGCCTATTTCGTCAAGTGCACCGGCGTGATCAAGAACGACGCCGGCGAGGTGGTGGAGCTGCGCTGCACCTACGACCCCGCGACCAAGGGCGGCAATGCCCCCGACGGCCGCAAGGTCAAGGCGACCATGCACTGGCTGCCGGCGGCGACGTCGAAGCCCGCGGAGATCCGCATCTACAATCAACTGTTCGCCAATCCGAGCCCGGACGCCCAAAACTTCGCGGCCGATCTCAATCCGAACTCGCTGGAGATCCTCAGCGATGCCCGGATCGAGGCATCGGTGGCCGAGAGCAACTCGACCGAGCCGATGCAGTTC
- a CDS encoding ABC transporter substrate-binding protein: protein MPITITRRRLLAGSVATLALPAFARAQGAVKPRLTAISQWSAGSDGAAITALGKKFEEKGGVWQHSPVPGFTTEMMNKLRAQIMAGDPPACSQLKGPEIAAWSKIAPTVDLDAVVAAAGYEKVVAPDLAKLHKPGGKWIALPLQIYSTNMLFLSKRAMDKAKADKIPVTWADFNDLAEKMKAGGVPYPIANGGTRPDDGQKFEAALAGISPLAYRAAIMNLEKKALEGAEIKAAFAQVRKIADWMDPNVGAQHFSTNLKRFVDGDMGMMIMGGWAQGVLRNAGFKFEDFTIAPGPCDNGKPVFLLNADAFIFWQRKEADLQAGQTLMAQLVMDPAIQTMYSQITGSIPVRTDVDLSGEGWSDGQRTTAKALKDAIAGNQAVLSMAHNMAQENGMTAAMIDVITEYVKNKTIKPEQAATRLAEAVEGAR from the coding sequence ATGCCGATCACAATAACAAGGCGTCGTCTGCTCGCTGGATCCGTTGCCACGCTCGCGCTGCCAGCCTTTGCCCGCGCGCAAGGCGCGGTCAAGCCGCGCCTGACCGCGATCTCGCAATGGTCCGCGGGCAGCGATGGTGCGGCCATCACCGCGCTCGGCAAGAAGTTCGAGGAGAAGGGCGGCGTCTGGCAGCACTCGCCCGTTCCCGGCTTCACCACCGAGATGATGAACAAGCTGCGCGCCCAGATCATGGCGGGCGATCCACCGGCCTGCTCGCAGCTCAAGGGGCCCGAGATTGCAGCCTGGTCGAAGATCGCCCCAACCGTCGATCTCGACGCCGTCGTCGCTGCCGCGGGCTACGAGAAGGTCGTCGCGCCGGACCTTGCGAAGTTGCACAAGCCGGGCGGGAAATGGATTGCACTTCCCTTGCAGATCTACAGCACCAACATGCTGTTCCTGTCCAAACGCGCCATGGACAAGGCCAAGGCCGACAAAATTCCGGTCACCTGGGCAGACTTCAACGACCTCGCGGAGAAGATGAAGGCGGGCGGCGTCCCCTATCCCATCGCCAACGGCGGCACCCGCCCGGACGACGGGCAGAAATTCGAGGCCGCTCTCGCCGGCATCAGTCCGCTCGCCTATCGGGCCGCCATCATGAACCTTGAGAAGAAGGCGCTGGAGGGTGCCGAGATCAAGGCAGCATTCGCGCAGGTGCGCAAGATCGCCGATTGGATGGACCCCAATGTCGGCGCCCAGCACTTCTCGACCAATTTGAAGCGCTTCGTCGACGGCGATATGGGCATGATGATCATGGGCGGCTGGGCGCAGGGCGTGTTGCGCAACGCCGGCTTCAAGTTCGAGGACTTCACGATCGCGCCGGGCCCCTGCGACAACGGCAAGCCGGTCTTCCTGCTCAATGCCGATGCTTTCATCTTCTGGCAGCGCAAGGAGGCTGACCTGCAAGCCGGCCAGACGCTGATGGCCCAGCTGGTCATGGATCCGGCGATCCAGACTATGTACTCGCAGATCACGGGGTCGATCCCCGTTCGCACCGATGTCGATCTGTCCGGCGAAGGCTGGTCGGACGGTCAGCGCACCACCGCTAAGGCCCTGAAGGACGCCATTGCCGGCAACCAGGCCGTCCTCAGCATGGCGCACAACATGGCGCAGGAAAACGGCATGACAGCTGCGATGATCGACGTGATCACCGAGTATGTGAAGAACAAGACGATCAAGCCCGAGCAGGCGGCGACCCGCCTCGCTGAGGCCGTCGAGGGCGCGCGTTGA
- the gltA gene encoding citrate synthase has translation MDAKPSPKTATLTVGNKNYDLPIHSGSVGPDVIDIGKLYGQSGLFTYDPGFTSTASCQSKITYIDGDAGVLEYRGYPIEQLAEHGDFLETCYLLLYGNLPTAAQKKDFDDRVTHHTMVHEQMARFFQGFRRDAHPMAIMVAAVGALAAFYHDSTDINDPKQRMIASMRMIAKIPTLAAMAYKYTVGQPFIYPKNSLSFSENFLNMCFAVPCEDYKINPVLADALDKIFILHADHEQNASTSTVRIAGSSGANPFACIAAGIACLWGPAHGGANEAALAMLAEIGTVDKIPEFIAKVKDKNSEVRLMGFGHRVYKNYDPRAKIMQKMCHAVLKETGHGDDPMLKVAMELEKIALSDQYFIDRKLYPNVDFYSGITLKAMGFPVSMFTVLFAVARTVGWISQWSEMIEDPQQKIGRPRQLYTGVPRRDYVAMKDRK, from the coding sequence ATGGACGCAAAACCAAGCCCAAAGACCGCTACGCTGACGGTCGGAAACAAGAACTACGATCTCCCGATCCACAGCGGCAGCGTCGGGCCTGATGTCATCGATATCGGCAAGCTCTACGGCCAGTCGGGGCTGTTCACCTATGATCCCGGCTTCACCTCCACCGCGAGCTGCCAGTCCAAGATCACCTATATCGATGGCGACGCGGGCGTGCTGGAATACCGCGGCTATCCGATCGAGCAGCTCGCCGAGCACGGGGACTTCCTCGAGACCTGCTATCTCCTGCTTTACGGGAACCTGCCGACCGCCGCGCAGAAGAAGGATTTCGACGACCGCGTGACCCATCACACGATGGTGCACGAGCAGATGGCTCGCTTCTTCCAGGGCTTCCGCCGCGACGCCCATCCGATGGCCATCATGGTCGCCGCCGTCGGCGCGCTCGCCGCGTTCTATCACGACAGCACCGACATCAACGATCCGAAGCAGCGCATGATTGCATCCATGCGCATGATCGCGAAGATCCCGACGCTCGCGGCGATGGCCTACAAGTACACGGTCGGCCAGCCCTTCATTTATCCGAAGAACTCGCTGTCGTTCTCCGAGAACTTCCTCAACATGTGCTTCGCCGTTCCGTGCGAGGACTACAAGATCAACCCGGTGCTTGCTGACGCGCTGGACAAGATCTTCATCCTGCACGCCGACCACGAGCAGAACGCCTCGACCTCGACGGTGCGCATCGCCGGCTCGTCCGGTGCCAACCCGTTCGCCTGCATCGCCGCCGGCATCGCTTGCCTCTGGGGCCCGGCGCATGGCGGCGCCAACGAAGCCGCGCTCGCGATGCTGGCCGAGATCGGCACCGTGGACAAGATTCCCGAATTCATCGCCAAGGTGAAGGACAAGAACTCCGAAGTCCGCCTGATGGGCTTCGGTCACCGCGTCTACAAGAACTACGATCCGCGCGCCAAGATCATGCAGAAGATGTGTCACGCCGTGCTCAAGGAGACCGGCCATGGCGACGATCCGATGCTGAAGGTGGCGATGGAGCTGGAGAAGATCGCGCTCAGCGACCAGTACTTCATCGACCGCAAGCTCTATCCGAACGTCGACTTCTATTCAGGCATCACGCTGAAGGCGATGGGCTTCCCGGTCTCGATGTTCACCGTGCTGTTCGCGGTCGCACGCACCGTCGGCTGGATCAGCCAGTGGAGCGAAATGATCGAGGACCCGCAGCAAAAGATCGGTCGTCCGCGCCAGCTCTACACCGGCGTCCCCCGCCGCGACTACGTCGCGATGAAGGATCGCAAGTAA
- the gltX gene encoding glutamate--tRNA ligase, with amino-acid sequence MTDSVVTRFAPSPTGFLHIGGARTALFNWLYAKKHGGKMLLRIEDTDRERSTEAAIGAILDGLKWLELGWDGEVIYQFARAARHREVAEQLLADGKAYRCYATAEELAAMREKARAEGRTRLYDGMWRDRDPATAPSDVKPTIRLRAPQTGETVIEDQVQGRVVWQNENLDDLVLLRGDGNPTYMLAVVVDDHDMGVTHVIRGDDHLINAARQKQIYDAMGWTLPSMSHIPLIHGPDGSKLSKRHGALGVDAYRAMGYLPAALRNYLVRLGWSHGDQEIFSTEEMIAAFDLASVGRAAARFDFAKLETLNGHYIRHADNQSLVKMFEDVLDHVVPSRDEIKAKLNDTTRAQLLKAMPALKERAKTLIELIDGAYFIFADRPLQLDPKAQALLTQENRKLIGQLHSALEKVETWSGATTEAALRSFAEENSLKLGAVAQPLRAALTGRTTSPGIFEVLDVLGRQESLGRLKDQSTT; translated from the coding sequence ATGACCGATTCCGTCGTGACCCGCTTCGCCCCCTCGCCGACCGGCTTCCTCCATATCGGCGGCGCCCGCACGGCGCTGTTCAACTGGCTCTATGCGAAGAAGCACGGCGGCAAGATGCTGCTGCGGATCGAGGACACCGACCGGGAGCGCTCCACGGAGGCTGCGATCGGCGCCATCCTCGACGGGCTGAAATGGCTCGAGCTCGGCTGGGACGGCGAGGTCATCTACCAGTTCGCCCGCGCCGCGCGCCACCGCGAGGTCGCCGAGCAGCTGCTCGCCGACGGCAAGGCCTATCGCTGCTACGCCACCGCCGAGGAGCTCGCCGCCATGCGCGAGAAGGCGCGCGCAGAGGGCCGCACCCGCCTCTATGACGGCATGTGGCGCGACCGCGATCCCGCGACGGCCCCAAGCGACGTCAAGCCGACCATCCGCCTGCGCGCGCCGCAGACCGGTGAGACCGTGATCGAGGATCAGGTTCAAGGCCGCGTGGTCTGGCAGAACGAGAACCTCGACGACCTCGTGCTGCTGCGCGGCGACGGCAACCCGACCTACATGCTCGCCGTGGTGGTCGACGACCACGACATGGGCGTCACCCATGTGATCCGCGGCGACGACCACCTGATCAATGCCGCCCGCCAGAAGCAGATCTACGACGCGATGGGCTGGACCCTGCCGAGCATGTCCCACATTCCCCTGATCCACGGCCCGGACGGCTCGAAGCTCTCGAAGCGCCACGGCGCGCTCGGCGTCGATGCCTACCGCGCCATGGGATACCTCCCGGCGGCGCTGCGCAACTACCTCGTCCGGCTCGGCTGGAGCCACGGCGACCAGGAGATCTTCTCGACCGAGGAGATGATCGCAGCCTTCGACCTCGCCAGCGTCGGCCGCGCCGCCGCCCGCTTCGATTTCGCCAAGCTGGAAACCCTCAACGGCCACTACATCCGCCACGCCGACAATCAATCACTCGTGAAGATGTTCGAGGACGTCTTGGATCACGTCGTGCCCAGCCGCGACGAGATTAAGGCCAAATTAAACGACACCACGCGCGCTCAGCTTCTCAAGGCCATGCCGGCCCTGAAAGAGCGCGCCAAGACGCTGATCGAGCTGATCGACGGCGCCTATTTCATCTTCGCCGACCGGCCGCTGCAGCTCGATCCCAAGGCGCAGGCGCTGCTGACGCAGGAGAACCGCAAGCTGATCGGCCAGCTTCATTCCGCGCTGGAGAAAGTCGAGACGTGGAGCGGCGCCACCACTGAAGCCGCATTGCGCAGTTTTGCCGAGGAAAATAGTCTCAAGCTCGGCGCGGTTGCCCAGCCCTTGCGGGCGGCGCTGACCGGACGGACGACGTCGCCTGGCATATTTGAGGTTTTGGACGTCCTTGGACGCCAGGAGAGCCTCGGCCGGCTTAAGGATCAGTCTACGACGTAA